One window of Hippoglossus stenolepis isolate QCI-W04-F060 chromosome 1, HSTE1.2, whole genome shotgun sequence genomic DNA carries:
- the LOC118113735 gene encoding ATP synthase F(0) complex subunit C3, mitochondrial codes for MFACAKFVSTPSLVIRAGSRVLYRPLSAAVGSDARKAETASLLAPQSISASQQQLAVRGFQTSAVSRDIDTAAKFIGAGAATVGVAGSGAGIGTVFGSLIIGYARNPSLKQQLFSYAILGFALSEAMGLFCLMVAFLILFAM; via the exons ATGTTCGCCTGCGCCAAGTTCGTCTCCACGCCCTCCCTGGTG ATCCGTGCTGGATCCCGGGTACTGTACAGACCACTCTCAGCAGCAGTAGGCTCAGATGCCAGGAAAGCAGAG ACTGCCTCACTCCTTGCACCACAGTCTATCTCAGcctctcagcagcagctggcAGTGCGGGGTTTCCAGACCAGTGCCGTGAGCCGCGACATCGACACTGCCGCTAAGTTCATTGGTGCAGGAGCTGCCACTGTGGGAGTGGCTGGATCTGGAGCTGGAATCGGAACAGTGTTCGGTAGCCTTATTATCGGATATGCCAG GAACCCCTCGCTCAAGCAGCAGCTGTTCTCTTACGCCATCTTGGGCTTTGCTCTGTCTGAAGCTATGGGTCTCTTCTGTCTGATGGTTGCTTTCCTAATTCTGTTCGCCATGTAA
- the cdh16 gene encoding cadherin-17: MAKTGATPMLILALILVILYTLAPCSGANVKIGVPENYDGIFPWYLAKLHSLPSNYSDLVVTGDDEGIFGVDAQFLYALKPLDREKQPSYSLQVSFRASVHRQSFTVEVCVIDKNDNVPTFLGESMRGSVQLGLLKGIPFMQVEALDRDDLDTAHADLRFRLMEQTPRIPSSQMFSIGSITGEVSLTEEGASTLDPEMCGRYKLSVMVKDMAGKANAFFTTGIVTVEVTGNTWASPDPVRLQENLPGPYPIPISQVKWSGSQAQYSLDGEFPEMLFTISREGVIYLNAPLDRETQDQFQISIVVERPDGREIAKPVELRVMVGDANDNRPTFPQAQYHTVVKELAARGTEILTVQAADNDDPKTDNVRISYRLVGQIPESPRALFRVDRDSGVIFVQADSMEGTAPQYTLTITAEDAKGLNSSCTVVVTVQDENNNPPVFSRHEYGPFRILEDAPVGTTVTAVLAGDADVRGGDSWQVDYRLESGNEEEVFTLVTDKQTNEVSLVLSKVLDFERESEYILVLSGQNPVALVRGRYGPASTATVAIYVDDVNEGPILSQSHYEVTVREGEEPGRVIATIRGYDPDSHPIRYSLQGDTKKYFSIGKYSGELKTVQALDREENSTYTMEVIAVDGRNSSLSASTLVTVQILDVNDNSPVLVGDYSWKYLCTPRWEEQALVLASRDSDGPQHGGRLNFSLRSDATVRRNWKLTPINDTHTNLSLNIPYLSPEVYTVPFTISDSSSPPRSTFINLPVTVCPCNVRGNCKMAAQRLQGMPTIQSAVGILLGTFAVIGIILVVVFVRLSYQNPKRPSKTNQERVPLKISI; the protein is encoded by the exons ATGGCGAAGACAGGAGCCACACCAATGCTGATCCTGGCTCTCATA CTGGTGATACTTTACACTTTAGCACCATGCTCTGGGGCAAATGTTAAAATCGGTGTCCCAGAAAACTACGATGGTATTTTCCCATGGTATCTAGCCAAG CTCCACAGCCTGCCCAGTAATTACAGCGACCTGGTGGTAACCGGGGACGATGAGGGGATATTCGGCGTCGACGCTCAGTTTCTTTATGCCCTGAAACCActggacagagagaaacagccgTCGTACTCCCTGCAG GTGTCCTTCAGAGCCTCAGTGCACAGACAGAGCTTCACTGTCGAAGTGTGTGTCATCGACAAGAACGACAACGTGCCCACTTTCCTAGGGGAGAGCATGAGAGGCAGCGTGCAGCTCGGCCTCCTCAAAG GGATCCCATTCATGCAGGTGGAGGCGCTGGATCGAGACGACCTCGACACTGCTCATGCCGACCTGCGGTTCAGGCTCATGGAACAGACGCCCAGAATTCCCTCCAGCCAAATGTTCTCCATCGGCTCCATCACTGGAGAGGTCTCCCTCACTGAGGAAG GAGCCTCCACTCTGGACCCAGAGATGTGCGGCCGTTACAAGCTCTCGGTGATGGTGAAGGACATGGCCGGGAAGGCCAACGCTTTCTTCACCACCGGCATCGTTACCGTTGAGGTGACAGGAAACACCTGGGCATCCCCTGACCCTGTGCGACTCCAGGAGAACCTGCCGGGGCCCTACCCCATCCCCATCTCTCAG gtCAAATGGAGTGGAAGTCAGGCCCAGTACAGTCTGGACGGGGAGTTTCCAGAGATGCTCTTCACCATCAGCAGGGAAGGAGTCATTTATCTCAATGCTCCTCTGGACAGAGAGACTCAAGACCAg TTCCAGATCAGCATCGTGGTTGAGCGTCCGGACGGCAGAGAGATTGCCAAGCCTGTGGAGCTGAGGGTGATGGTGGGCGACGCCAACGACAACAGACCCACCTTCCCACAAGCGCAGTACCACACTGTGGTCAAGGAACTGGCTGCTCGAG GGACAGAAATCCTCACAGTGCAGGCAGCCGACAACGACGATCCCAAGACGGACAACGTGCGGATCTCTTACCGTTTAGTCGGGCAAATTCCAGAGAGTCCTCGTGCCCTCTTCAGAGTGGACCGTGACTCGGGGGTCATCTTCGTCCAAGCAGACAGCATGGAGGGCACAGCACCACAGTACACTCTCACCATCACTGCTGAGGACGCCAAAG GTTTAAACAGCTCCTGCACTGTTGTTGTGACGGTGCAGGACGAGAACAACAACCCGCCAGTCTTCTCCCGACATGAG TATGGGCCCTTTCGCATCCTGGAGGACGCCCCTGTGGGCACCACAGTAACAGCTGTGCTGGCAGGGGACGCAGATGTGCGAGGAGGAGACAGCTGGCAGGTGGACTACCGCTTGGAGTCTGGAAACGAGGAGGAGGTCTTTACATTAGTGACGGACAAGCAGACCAATGAGGTCTCGCTTGTGCTCTCGAAG GTGTTGGACTTTGAGCGTGAGAGCGAGTACATCCTGGTGCTCAGCGGTCAGAACCCAGTGGCTCTGGTCCGCGGACGATACGGACCTGCGTCCACAGCCACAGTCGCTATTTATGTCGACGACGTGAATGAGGGTCCGATCCTGTCGCAGAGCCATTACGAGGTGACCGTCAGAGAGGGCGAGGAACCAGGACGGGTCATCGCCACCATCCGAGGTTATGACCCCGACTCTCACCCCATCAG ATATTCTCTTCAAGGGGACACAAAGAAATACTTTTCAATAGGCAAATACTCTGGAGAACTGAAGACTGTGCAGGCcttggacagagaggagaacagcACGTACACCATGGAGGTCATTGCAGTGGATGGAC GAAACTCTTCCTTATCCGCGTCCACCCTGGTGACAGTGCAGATCCTGGATGTGAATGACAACAGCCCGGTGCTGGTAGGAGACTACTCCTGGAAGTACCTGTGTACTCCTCGCTGGGAGGAGCAGGCTCTGGTGTTGGCCTCGAGGGACAGTGACGGACCTCAGCACGGAGGACGGCTCAACTTCTCTCTGCGCAGTGATGCCACAGTTCGGCGCAACTGGAAGCTAACGCCGATAAACG aTACTCACACCAACCTGTCCTTAAACATCCCGTACCTGTCCCCCGAGGTCTACACCGTGCCCTTCACCATTTCTGACAGCAGCTCCCCTCCCAGGAGCACCTTCATAAACCTGCCAG TGACAGTGTGTCCCTGCAACGTCAGAGGGAACTGCAAAATGGCTGCCCAGCGATTGCAGGGCATGCCAACTATTCAGTCAGCAGTGGGAATTCTGCTCGGCACCTTTGCAGTCATAG GAATTatccttgttgttgtttttgtgagaCTGTCCTACCAGAACCCGAAGAGGCCGAGCAAAACAAACCAGGAGAGAGTTCCCCTGAAGATTTCAATCTAA
- the nsun3 gene encoding tRNA (cytosine(34)-C(5))-methyltransferase, mitochondrial — MFFLHQVHSVWRRISFETEKLTWCLCSRRCLTTLLRPEQQRGAADKQVTKKGKKERSSCQPVLDLFDQQYSRELGDLWASARSVLLDPQSWQYGVMLNRFTAVTDITQNLQSQGFSRFLPQTDVSSLNPTGKDSLLSPHCISECPPDDSSPQRVSASPALGQDLQPDPSLTLPRPSLQCYIHPHPLRFPSQAHRPGQLKQYYLLNAASLLPVLALQVRDGEKVLDLCSAPGGKALAVMQCATPELLCCNEPDPHRRDWLAKTLESFVPHSLHSKVMVSAQDGQRFQSEDVTYDKVLVDAPCSNDRSWLYSCSSQQGVQRLKERASLPALQAQLLRSALSVVRPGGLVVYSTCTLSSSENYAVVEAVLKDFPDAEPEDLWEEIAIPLSEHFVFRPSHPGFGQTSQKPSLLPQNSDVSSYPNRLGILVVPQPGRTWGPMFLSRIRRRT; from the exons ATGTTCTTCTTACACCAGGTTCACAGTGTGTGGAGGAGAATTAGCTTTGAAACCGAGAAGCTAACGTGGTGTTTGTGTTCGCGTCGCTGTCTCACTACTCTGCTACGACCAGAGCAGCAAAGAGGAGCCGCTGACAAACAG GTAACCAAAAAGGGCAAAAAAGAAAGATCCTCATGTCAGCCGGTTCTGGACCTCTTTGACCAGCAGTACAGTCGGGAACTTGGGGACTTGTGGGCGTCTGCAAG gTCAGTGCTCCTGGACCCTCAATCCTGGCAATATGGTGTCATGCTGAACCGCTTCACAGCTGTGACAGATATCACACAGAATCTCCAGTCACAGGGTTTCTCCAGGTTCCTGCCACAAACGGACGTCTCCTCGCTGAACCCGACAGGAAAAGACTCTCTGTTGTCTCCTCACTGCATCTCCGAGTGCCCTCCTGATGACTCCAGTCCTCAACGTGTCAGCGCCTCTCCTGCACTCGGTCAGGACCTTCAACCCGATCCGTCTCTCACTTTGCCCCGTCCTTCACTGCAGTGTTACATCCACCCACACCCACTCAGGTTCCCCTCTCAGGCTCACAGGCCTGGCCAGCTGAAGCAGTACTACCTCCTGAACGCTGCCTCCCTGCTTCCTGTGCTGGCCTTACAAGTCAGAGATGGGGAAAAGGTTTTGGATCTTTGCTCCGCCCCGGGGGGGAAAGCCTTAGCAGTAATGCAGTGTGCCACCCCAG AACTTCTCTGCTGTAATGAACCAGACCCTCATAGACGGGACTGGCTTGCCAAAACCCTGGAGTCTTTTGTGCCTCACTCACTTCACAGCAAGGTGATGGTGTCTGCACAGGATGGACAACGTTTCCAGAGCGAAGATGTGACGTACGACAAG GTTTTAGTCGACGCTCCGTGTTCTAATGACCGGAGCTGGCTGTATTCTTGCAGCAGCCAGCAGGGGGTGCAGAGACTCAAGGAAAGAGCCAGCCTGCCTGCGCTCCAGGCTCAGCTGCTGAG GTCTGCACTGTCAGTGGTGCGTCCAGGGGGCCTTGTGGTCTATTCAACCTGCACACTGTCCAGCTCTGAGAACTACGCTGTGGTCGAGGCGGTGCTGAAGGACTTTCCTGACGCGGAACCTGAAGACCTGTGGGAGGAGATAGCCATTCCTCTGTCAGAACACTTTGTGTTTAGACCCTCACACCCTGGTTTTGGACAGACCTCTCAAAAGCCCTCGCTGCTGCCACAGAATAGTGATGTGTCTTCTTATCCCAATAGACTCGGCATCTTAGTGGTTCCTCAGCCTGGCAGGACCTGGGGACCCATGTTTTTGTCTCGGATTAGAAGAAGGACGTAG
- the rrad gene encoding GTP-binding protein RAD isoform X2 yields the protein MTLNKGDKLRNMDKRRGSMPFPMNLPNLHRRSMPVDDRDLRATMPETGQTDELSNLLRCTSYSPTEQHRGSCASDSSDSVISTGSEAESQVYKVVLLGEHGVGKSSLARVFGGVEDPGHDCDEAGNTYDRSIVVDEEEASIVLYDIWEQDNTQWLKEQCMRMGDAYIIVYSVTDKSSFEKASELRIQLRRARQSENIPIILVGNKSDLVRSREVSVDEGSACAVVFDCKFIETSASLHHNVRDLFEGIVRQIRLRKDSKEENARRMANCRRRESIGKKAKRFLGRMVARKNKKMAFRQKSKSCHDLTVL from the exons ATGACTTTGAACAAGGGCGACAAATTGCGGAACATggacaagaggagagggagcatgCCCTTCCCCATGAATCTGCCCAACCTGCACCGCAGGAGCATGCCTGTGGACGACCGGGACCTGCGCGCCACGATGCCAGAGACCGGGCAAACTGACGAGCTGTCCAACCTCCTGCGCTGCACGTCCTACTCCCCGACCGAGCAGCACCGGGGCAGCTGCGCCTCGGACTCCTCCGACTCCGTGATCTCCACCGGCAGCGAGGCGGAGTCCCAGGTGTACAAGGTGGTCCTCCTCGGGGAGCACGGCGTCGGCAAGTCCAGCCTGGCGCGCGTCTTTGGGGGAGTCGAGGATCCCGGTCACGACTGCGATGAAGCAG GAAACACTTATGACAGATCTATCGtggtggatgaagaggaggcatCCATTGTGTTGTACGACATCTGGGAACAG GATAACACCCAGTGGCTGAAGGAGCAGTGCATGAGGATGGGAGATGCCTACATCATCGTGTATTCAGTGACCGACAAGTCGAGCTTCGAGAAGGCGTCAGAGCTGCGGATTCAGCTGCGTCGGGCCAGGCAGTCGGAGAACATTCCCATAATCCTTGTGGGCAACAAGAGCGACCTGGTGCGGTCCAGAGAGGTGTCTGTTGATG AGGGAAGTGCCTGCGCAGTGGTGTTCGACTGCAAGTTCATTGAGACGTCCGCGTCCCTCCACCACAACGTGCGGGACCTTTTCGAGGGCATCGTCCGACAGATCCGCTTGAGGAAAGACAGCAAGGAGGAGAACGCACGGCGCATGGCCAACTGCAGGCGCAGGGAGAGCATCGGCAAGAAGGCCAAGAGGTTTCTGGGCCGCATGGTCGCGCGCAAGAACAAGAAGATGGCTTTCAGGCAGAAGTCAAAGTCCTGCCACGACCTCACGGTTCTCTGA
- the rrad gene encoding GTP-binding protein RAD isoform X1, producing the protein MRMRSPILRTAHVSTDPRDKRTMTLNKGDKLRNMDKRRGSMPFPMNLPNLHRRSMPVDDRDLRATMPETGQTDELSNLLRCTSYSPTEQHRGSCASDSSDSVISTGSEAESQVYKVVLLGEHGVGKSSLARVFGGVEDPGHDCDEAGNTYDRSIVVDEEEASIVLYDIWEQDNTQWLKEQCMRMGDAYIIVYSVTDKSSFEKASELRIQLRRARQSENIPIILVGNKSDLVRSREVSVDEGSACAVVFDCKFIETSASLHHNVRDLFEGIVRQIRLRKDSKEENARRMANCRRRESIGKKAKRFLGRMVARKNKKMAFRQKSKSCHDLTVL; encoded by the exons ATGAGAATGAGATCCCCAATTTTACGCACGGCGCATGTGTCCACAGATCCACGCGATAAACGCACAATGACTTTGAACAAGGGCGACAAATTGCGGAACATggacaagaggagagggagcatgCCCTTCCCCATGAATCTGCCCAACCTGCACCGCAGGAGCATGCCTGTGGACGACCGGGACCTGCGCGCCACGATGCCAGAGACCGGGCAAACTGACGAGCTGTCCAACCTCCTGCGCTGCACGTCCTACTCCCCGACCGAGCAGCACCGGGGCAGCTGCGCCTCGGACTCCTCCGACTCCGTGATCTCCACCGGCAGCGAGGCGGAGTCCCAGGTGTACAAGGTGGTCCTCCTCGGGGAGCACGGCGTCGGCAAGTCCAGCCTGGCGCGCGTCTTTGGGGGAGTCGAGGATCCCGGTCACGACTGCGATGAAGCAG GAAACACTTATGACAGATCTATCGtggtggatgaagaggaggcatCCATTGTGTTGTACGACATCTGGGAACAG GATAACACCCAGTGGCTGAAGGAGCAGTGCATGAGGATGGGAGATGCCTACATCATCGTGTATTCAGTGACCGACAAGTCGAGCTTCGAGAAGGCGTCAGAGCTGCGGATTCAGCTGCGTCGGGCCAGGCAGTCGGAGAACATTCCCATAATCCTTGTGGGCAACAAGAGCGACCTGGTGCGGTCCAGAGAGGTGTCTGTTGATG AGGGAAGTGCCTGCGCAGTGGTGTTCGACTGCAAGTTCATTGAGACGTCCGCGTCCCTCCACCACAACGTGCGGGACCTTTTCGAGGGCATCGTCCGACAGATCCGCTTGAGGAAAGACAGCAAGGAGGAGAACGCACGGCGCATGGCCAACTGCAGGCGCAGGGAGAGCATCGGCAAGAAGGCCAAGAGGTTTCTGGGCCGCATGGTCGCGCGCAAGAACAAGAAGATGGCTTTCAGGCAGAAGTCAAAGTCCTGCCACGACCTCACGGTTCTCTGA